The Bacillus sp. Y1 genome has a window encoding:
- a CDS encoding CBO0543 family protein: MSFIFDFLLYSISMDQVIEAEKEFYETLREYWRDHNYLSFNWWLLVLLSILSPIVWWKTIDTKRITEITAFGLFYGITAIILDSIGSSALVWVYPVRLTPYLYPQYYPYDVGVVIVPFMYLYQRWGNHFKPFLISTGILSAFLAFVAEPFMEWLHIYKELTWKHIYSFPIYWLLGIICWIILKRFKKLESKP; the protein is encoded by the coding sequence TTGTCTTTCATTTTCGATTTTCTTCTGTATTCCATTTCAATGGATCAAGTCATAGAGGCGGAGAAAGAGTTTTATGAAACTCTTCGCGAGTATTGGCGGGACCATAACTACTTATCCTTTAACTGGTGGCTTCTCGTCCTTTTAAGTATTTTATCGCCTATTGTATGGTGGAAAACGATTGATACAAAAAGAATTACTGAAATTACTGCTTTTGGGTTGTTTTATGGTATTACAGCAATTATCCTAGATTCAATTGGTAGCAGCGCACTTGTTTGGGTATATCCAGTTCGTCTTACCCCTTACTTGTACCCACAATACTATCCTTATGATGTAGGAGTTGTAATCGTCCCGTTTATGTATTTGTATCAAAGGTGGGGAAATCACTTTAAACCGTTCCTCATATCAACGGGAATCCTTTCTGCCTTTCTTGCTTTTGTTGCAGAACCCTTTATGGAGTGGTTACATATTTACAAAGAATTAACATGGAAGCATATTTATTCTTTTCCTATCTATTGGCTACTAGGGATTATTTGTTGGATCATTTTAAAACGATTTAAAAAACTTGAAAGCAAACCATAA